From a region of the Procambarus clarkii isolate CNS0578487 chromosome 18, FALCON_Pclarkii_2.0, whole genome shotgun sequence genome:
- the LOC138366058 gene encoding uncharacterized protein — protein sequence MYVSVLPMYVLILPLYVLVLPMYVLVLPMYVSVLPMYVSVLPMYVLVLPMYVSVLPMYVLVLPMYVLVLSMYVSVLPMYVLVLPMYVLVLPMYALVLPTHVWVLPMYV from the coding sequence ATGTACGTCTCGGTTCTACCTATGTACGTCTTGATTCTACCTTTGTACGTCTTGGTTCTACCTATGTACGTCTTGGTTCTACCTATGTACGTCTCGGTTCTACCTATGTACGTCTCGGTTCTACCTATGTACGTCTTGGTTCTACCTATGTACGTCTCGGTTCTACCTATGTACGTCTTGGTTCTACCAATGTACGTCTTGGTTCTATCAATGTACGTCTCGGTTCTACCTATGTACGTCTTGGTTCTACCCATGTACGTCTTGGTTCTACCTATGTACGCCTTGGTTCTACCTACGCACGTCTGGGTTCTACCTATGTACGTCTAG